One Mauremys mutica isolate MM-2020 ecotype Southern unplaced genomic scaffold, ASM2049712v1 Super-Scaffold_277, whole genome shotgun sequence DNA segment encodes these proteins:
- the TRAPPC1 gene encoding trafficking protein particle complex subunit 1 isoform X2 yields the protein MTVHNLYLFDRNGICLHYSEWHRKKQAGISKDEMSPLDMKDGFLAFQTSKYKLHYYETPSGLKVVMNTDLGVGNIRDVLHQIYSNIYVEFVVKNPLCSLSEPIQSELFRAKLDGFIRGLPFFSARAG from the exons ATGACGGTGCACAACCTGTACCTCTTCGACCGCAACGGGATCTGCCTGCACTACAGCGAGTGGCACCGCAAGAAACAGGCCGGCATCTCCAAGGACgag ATGAGCCCCCTCGACAT GAAGGACGGGTTCCTGGCCTTCCAGACCAGCAAGTACAAGCTCCATTACTACGAGACGCCCAGCGGCCTGAAGGTCGTCATGAACACGGACCTGGGCGTGGGGAACATCCGGGACGTGCTCCACCAGATCTACAGCAAC atctACGTGGAGTTCGTGGTGAAGAACCCGCTGTGCAGCCTGAGCGAACCCATCCAGAGCGAGCTCTTCCGCGCCAAGCTCGACGGCTTCATCCGCGGCCTCCCCTTCTTCTCGGCCCGGGCCGGCTga
- the TRAPPC1 gene encoding trafficking protein particle complex subunit 1 isoform X1: MTVHNLYLFDRNGICLHYSEWHRKKQAGISKDEEFKLMYGMLFSMRSFVGKMSPLDMKDGFLAFQTSKYKLHYYETPSGLKVVMNTDLGVGNIRDVLHQIYSNIYVEFVVKNPLCSLSEPIQSELFRAKLDGFIRGLPFFSARAG, from the exons ATGACGGTGCACAACCTGTACCTCTTCGACCGCAACGGGATCTGCCTGCACTACAGCGAGTGGCACCGCAAGAAACAGGCCGGCATCTCCAAGGACgag gagtTCAAACTCATGTACGGCATGCTCTTCTCCATGCGCTCCTTCGTCGGCAAGATGAGCCCCCTCGACAT GAAGGACGGGTTCCTGGCCTTCCAGACCAGCAAGTACAAGCTCCATTACTACGAGACGCCCAGCGGCCTGAAGGTCGTCATGAACACGGACCTGGGCGTGGGGAACATCCGGGACGTGCTCCACCAGATCTACAGCAAC atctACGTGGAGTTCGTGGTGAAGAACCCGCTGTGCAGCCTGAGCGAACCCATCCAGAGCGAGCTCTTCCGCGCCAAGCTCGACGGCTTCATCCGCGGCCTCCCCTTCTTCTCGGCCCGGGCCGGCTga